A single region of the Branchiostoma lanceolatum isolate klBraLanc5 chromosome 1, klBraLanc5.hap2, whole genome shotgun sequence genome encodes:
- the LOC136446380 gene encoding uncharacterized protein, giving the protein MDVVYISSRTKEARVACATMFSWTVGLTVASVEAALPTTSHFYERCIMRNSPGSQGYIPLQIYSLVPLAMLSLVVVTGCYMMIVRAVRTHVKRRARTKQPIIVVQEVDGGSAPNYGTICPAEASTYEPPVPSVCTPSDYTYSGGEDEPGGETLYLAPITSPSLTSQLTDSSPLPSPQEPNIATLSTSQNIPSPPNSSYSSSPCTPNVSPARQDSEDNVTSDTEGTRKDSVTYRMTPPKDEEEIDVESCLRRSSVEDMILKQAGKFPKSNFLTVPGMPTIAPKRRKSSTTNPLAVPVNSKTEDSASNDSAVPSLNQMNGSSSDLCLAVPVLDCTGRCGQTAEDETVIKTPTKIETETLCIPTSPITNNYLVVACPVRTSDNYLQSADTDNGNALAVSRSKNPVNVPCFKRSSSPGPDEEDRILLTKLKEPSKPLHGSIVPVPSPQDCLPSASAVAKEHNESTTLAKVHTVAEGPTALPKGDVSPPRSPVASPMRTRRKGVTSLPPEFKARKKSEDYLVVPSLDVEFERRPSAPQLVPFTGRFLAVPPINIAKERRVSAPSYSPDPSEKSSKPHRESIACSNPTSKAQVDKSLKKPKRESIAVSTPRWKTSLRSLLSLRSHEEEVIEEEEEEEEEEVGKDCKKAESEQDNLQVDQKNCPMIPTKRRISWNLPMDQCSSEENSSQGGENTSAEGSLTVDVDGACVRYHRSDNIAGDDVSLREDSGIHMPADANHVISTVPVVPDGGDRDLYLSVPRRKPKRVISRERLSTISFSSDRSLSKVSTVSQASSYSGEYRSRSRTATMDRSAAKRSVYIVLTFVLAWMPLPVIILVGCFINGPQISDAETIAYVLMMASRMVHPILYACFNKGFRTEFKRMIKVMVCRPTAPQGIDN; this is encoded by the exons ATGGACGTTGTTTACATCAGTTCCAGGACCAAGGAGGCCAGAGTTGCGTGCGCCACCATGTTCTCCTGGACGGTAGGTCTGACCGTGGCGTCGGTGGAGGCTGCTCTGCCGACCACGTCACACTTCTACGAGCGCTGCATCATGAGAAACTCGCCGGGATCGCAGGGCTACATCCCGCTACAAATCTACAGTCTAGTGCCTCTGGCGATGCTGTCTCTGGTAGTGGTCACCGGGTGCTACATGATGATTGTGCGAGCTGTCAG AACCCACGTGAAAAGACGTGCTCGAACAAAACAGCCAATCATCGTCGTGCAGGAGGTAGACGGTGGATCTGCCCCCAACTACGGCACCATCTGTCCGGCGGAGGCCTCCACGTACGAGCCGCCCGTGCCCAGCGTCTGCACGCCTTCTGACTACACGTACTCGGGCGGAGAGGACGAGCCCGGAGGGGAAACGCTGTACCTAGCACCTATTACCTCACCGTCCTTAACCTCTCAG TTAACGGATAGCTCTCCTCTCCCATCGCCCCAGGAGCCGAACATCGCTACTTTGTCTACATCACAAAACATACCAAGTCCGCCAAACTCCTCCTATTCCAGCTCGCCCTGCACTCCAAACGTCTCGCCAGCCCGCCAAGACTCGGAGGACAACGTCACATCTGACACGGAAGGGACAAGAAAGGACAGTGTGACGTATCGCATGACTCCACCTAAAGATGAGGAAGAGATAGACGTAGAAAGTTGCCTTCGTCGAAGTAGTGTTGAAGATATGATCCTCAAACAGGCTGGGAAGTTCCCAAAATCCAACTTCCTAACCGTTCCGGGGATGCCTACAATAGCACCTAAAAGACGAAAGTCTTCAACCACCAACCCCTTAGCTGTTCCAGTGAACAGCAAGACAGAGGATTCCGCCTCAAACGACTCTGCTGTTCCCAGCCTGAACCAAATGAACGGGTCTTCATCAGATCTCTGCCTTGCTGTACCAGTACTAGATTGTACAGGTAGATGCGGTCAAACGGCTGAAGATGAAACTGTGATAAAAACACCCACCAAAATAGAGACAGAGACCCTCTGTATTCCGACTTCCCCCATCACCAACAACTACCTTGTTGTCGCTTGCCCGGTTAGAACATCCGATAATTATTTGCAAAGTGCAGACACCGACAATGGCAATGCCCTGGCTGTGTCAAGATCAAAAAACCCTGTTAATGTACCCTGCTTCAAGAGATCGTCGTCGCCCGGTCCAGATGAGGAGGACCGAATTCTTCTAACAAAACTGAAAGAACCTTCAAAACCTTTACATGGAAGCATCGTGCCTGTTCCTAGCCCGCAAGACTGTTTGCCCTCGGCCTCTGCTGTAGCAAAAGAACACAACGAATCAACAACTCTTGCTAAGGTGCATACGGTTGCCGAGGGGCCTACGGCTTTGCCAAAAGGTGATGTATCGCCACCTCGCTCTCCTGTTGCATCACCTATGCGGACAAGGAGGAAAGGagtgacgtcacttccgcccGAGTTTAAAGCTAGGAAAAAATCAGAAGATTACCTGGTGGTGCCGTCCCTCGATGTTGAATTTGAACGCAGACCAAGCGCACCGCAACTTGTACCCTTCACCGGTCGATTCTTAGCAGTCCCTCCCATCAACATTGCGAAGGAGAGGCGAGTGAGTGCTCCGAGCTACTCGCCAGATCCTTCTGAAAAGTCGTCAAAGCCTCATCGAGAATCTATTGCCTGTTCGAACCCTACGAGTAAGGCTCAGGTTGACAAAAGTTTGAAGAAGCCAAAGAGAGAATCTATCGCCGTTTCGACTCCACGGTGGAAGACTAGCCTGAGAAGCCTTCTTAGCTTACGTAGTCACGAGGAAGAAGTcattgaagaagaagaggaggaagaggaggaggaggtgggAAAGGATTGTAAGAAAGCTGAGTCCGAACAGGACAACCTACAGGTTGATCAGAAAAATTGCCCAATGATACCGACTAAGAGACGGATCAGCTGGAACCTTCCGATGGACCAGTGTAGCAGCGAAGAGAATAGTTCACAAGGCGGAGAGAACACTTCCGCTGAAGGGTCATTGACAGTCGACGTCGACGGTGCCTGCGTCCGGTATCACCGGTCGGATAACATAGCTGGCGATGATGTCAGCTTACGAGAAGACTCGGGCATCCACATGCCAGCGGACGCCAACCACGTTATCAGCACCGTCCCTGTCGTCCCAGACGGCGGTGACAGAGACCTGTACCTCTCCGTACCTCGCCGTAAACCCAAACGTGTCATATCTCGCGAGCGCTTGTCCACGATATCTTTCTCATCTGACAGATCATTGTCCAAAGTCTCTACCGTTTCGCAAGCGTCCAGTTACAGTGGCGAGTACAGGTCAAGATCACGGACAGCTACTATGGACAGGTCAGCAGCCAAACGGTCTGTATATATTGTCCTGACGTTTGTCCTGGCCTGGATGCCCTTGCCTGTAATAATTTTAGTAGGGTGTTTCATCAACGGCCCGCAGATTTCTGATGCGGAGACGATAGCCTATGTGCTGATGATGGCGTCTAGGATGGTGCACCCCATTTTGTACGCTTGtttcaacaaaggttttagAACTGAATTCAAACGGATGATAAAGGTTATGGTATGTAGACCAACAGCGCCTCAAGGAATTGACAATTGA